The proteins below come from a single Agelaius phoeniceus isolate bAgePho1 chromosome 22, bAgePho1.hap1, whole genome shotgun sequence genomic window:
- the GJA9 gene encoding gap junction alpha-9 protein: MGDWNFLGGILEEVHIHSTIIGKIWLTILFIFRMLVLGVATEDVWNDEQSEFICNTEQPGCRNVCYDEAFPISLIRYWVLQVIFVSSPSLVYMGHALYRLRALEKERQKKKAQVRVELESTELEMTENRKRLERELRQLDQRKLNKAPLRGSLLCTYVIHIFTRSAVEVGFMIGQYLLYGFHLDPLYKCQRDPCPNTVDCFVSRPTEKTVFILFMQSIATVSLLLNILEIIHLGFRKIKMGLCEQNRTKDDSENFYINKSKKYSVIPHSSLGMPTTPQKTLPCALSSYTFLMEKQTDTMLYPVLNSPSVFQSVPNNRTESSSNYTHCNQEKKSPKKRPATNALDNQTQNASTNKNEGFLGELWTETHNAQEETEKKHLLVDTQNADPAANRYWRSFAEMPSQTSLQPGTTFPGTSDRGQAVLEGTGAPTISLPKNSDRRQSSFSANKAQSPYNADGRNSSRADTSDSVGVVSSESTQSRNWNSPKLLSLSRQQSLSSNASSRRAPTDLQI; the protein is encoded by the coding sequence ATGGGAGACTGGAATTTCCTTGGAGGCATTTTAGAGGAGGTCCACATTCATTCCACTATTATTGGAAAGATTTGGCTAACAATCCTCTTCATATTTCGAATGCTTGTCCTTGGAGTGGCAACTGAGGATGTTTGGAATGATGAACAATCAGAATTTATATGCAATACTGAGCAGCCTGGTTGCAGAAATGTGTGCTATGATGAGGCCTTTCCCATCTCTCTCATAAGATACTGGGTCTTGCAAGTTATTTTTGTCTCTTCCCCTTCCTTGGTGTATATGGGTCATGCCTTGTACAGACTAAGAGCCTtggaaaaagaaaggcaaaaaaagaaagctcAGGTAAGGGTGGAACTTGAAAGCACTGAATTAGAAATGACTGAAAACCGTAAAAGACTGGAGAGAGAGCTGCGGCAGCTGGACCAAAGAAAGCTGAACAAAGCACCCCTGAGAGGCTCTTTGCTCTGCACTTATGTGATACATATCTTCACAAGATCTGCAGTGGAAGTTGGCTTCATGATTGGGCAGTATCTCCTTTATGGTTTTCACTTAGATCCCCTTTATAAATGTCAGAGAGACCCGTGTCCAAACACAGTTGACTGCTTTGTATCTAGACCAACAGAAAAGacagtgtttattttatttatgcaaTCAATAGCAACTGTATCATTGCTGTTAAATATTCTAGAAATTATCCACTTAGGATTCCGAAAAATTAAAATGGGACTGTGTGAGCAGAATAGAACCAAAGACGACTCTGAGAATTTCTACATAAACAAATCTAAGAAATACTCTGTGATACCACACTCTTCTTTGGGAATGCCCACCACCCCTCAGAAAACACTGCCTTGTGCTCTTAGCAGTTACACCTTTCTGATGGAAAAGCAAACTGACACTATGCTCTACCCAGTTTTAAATTCTCCTTCTGTGTTTCAGTCTGTGCCAAATAACCgtacagaaagcagcagcaattACACCCATTGTaatcaggaaaagaaatctcCAAAGAAGAGGCCAGCTACAAATGCTTTGGACAATCAGACTCAAAATGCTAGCACAAATAAGAACGAGGGCTTCCTTGGTGAGCTTTGGACTGAGACACATAATGCACAAGAAGAGACTGAAAAGAAACATTTGCTTGTTGATACTCAGAATGCAGATCCTGCTGCAAACAGGTACTGGAGAAGCTTTGCTGAGATGCCATCTCAAACTTCACTGCAGCCTGGGACAACTTTTCCTGGTACCAGTGACAGAGGACAGGCAGTGcttgagggcacaggagcaCCAACAATTTCTCTTCCAAAGAACAGTGACAGAAGACAAAGCAGTTTCAGTGCAAACAAAGCCCAAAGTCCTTACAACGCTGATGGAAGAAATTCCAGCCGAGCAGACACTTCTGATTCTGTGGGGGTGGTGAGCTCAGAATCGACACAAAGCAGAAACTGGAACAGTCCTAAGCTTCTCTCTCTGTCTAGGCAACAGTCACTGTCAAGTAATGCCAGCAGCAGGCGTGCCCCCACTGATCTTCAAATATAA
- the MYCBP gene encoding C-Myc-binding protein isoform X2, whose translation MAHHKAADSKREQFRQYLEKSGVLDMFTKVLVALYEEPEKPDSALDFLKHHLGASAPENPEIEALRLEVAEMKEKYEAVLEENKKLKTKLAQYEPPQEEKHGE comes from the exons ATGGCGCACCACAAG GCCGCGGACTCCAAGCGGGAGCAGTTCCGCCAGTACTTGGAGAAGTCGGGAGTGCTGGACATGTTCACCAAGG TGTTGGTAGCCTTATATGAAGAGCCAGAGAAACCAGATAGTGCACTGGA TTTTCTGAAGCATCATCTGGGAGCTTCAGCTCCTGAGAATCCGGAAATAGAAGCACTTCGCTTGGAAGTGgcagagatgaaagaaaaatatgaagctgtgctggaagaaaataaaaaactgaaaaCCAAG CTGGCTCAGTATGAACCACCTCAAGAGGAGAAGCATGGTGAATAA
- the MYCBP gene encoding C-Myc-binding protein isoform X1 yields the protein MAHHKAADSKREQFRQYLEKSGVLDMFTKVRRGGRQKNSPGKLGAAWPGNGARGARRGGARRERAAGRGKGAPGAAERSRPAPHPPCGGQCWRCVQNGEAGGSLPIAGCDGDISGQSATFNACFWLVSLFSFNGCFS from the exons ATGGCGCACCACAAG GCCGCGGACTCCAAGCGGGAGCAGTTCCGCCAGTACTTGGAGAAGTCGGGAGTGCTGGACATGTTCACCAAGG TCCGGCGAGGCGGCCGGCAGAAGAACTCGCCTGGAAAACTTGGTGCGGCGTGGCCTGGAAATGGAGCCCGAGGTGCGCGGCGGGGCGGAGCACGGCGGGAGAGGGCAGCGGGCCGCGGGAAAGGCGCCCCGGGAGCCGCAGAGCGCTCCCGTCCCGCTCCTCACCCACCGTGCGgggggcagtgctggaggtgcGTGCAGAACGGCGAGGCGGGTGGGTCCCTTCCCATCGCGGGGTGTGATGGAGACATCTCCGGCCAAAGTGCTACTTTCAATGCCTGCTTTTGGTTGgttagtttattttctttcaatggGTGCTTTTCGTGA